A segment of the Asinibacterium sp. OR53 genome:
TTTCGCCGATGTGATAAAATCATTCGTAAGCGGATGTTTGTCTTTTCGTTCAACCGATTGAACAACCGATTGCTGATCAAAGCCAAATCCTTTTTGATAACTGAATTTGCAATCGCTGGTAATTTTTGTAAAACCCGGTGCTGTTGCACCATTGCCAAAGTCAAACCTGTAGGCTGTTTGCGCGTGTAAACACTGTTGCGCTAATAAATAAAACAAAGCAATGATGGCTGGTCTGACAAGCATATACAAGATTGAAAAGAGGCACTAATATAACTTCCAGGCTGCGTTCATACATCCTGATCCATCCTGCCTTCATGAGATTAAACGCAGACTTATGGCAAATAGAAAACCTCTTTAAGCGGAATGCTCACGGGCGATTCGTCGGAATTGGTTTCCATGATATCCTTCATATAATGCCACCATTTTTTCATAACCGGTTGATCCGGCAGCTTGTCGAGCTGCATAACATCGCTGATCTTTAAAAAACCGAACAGTGCGCCCGTTGCTTCATCGAGAAAAATAGAATATTCACCGATACCGGCATTTTTCAGCAGTTGTTCCAGTTCCGGCCATAATGCGTCGTGCCTTTTTTTGTATTCAGCTTCGTATCCCTTATGCAATTGCATTTTGAAAGCAACTCTTTTCATATTAACTGGTTTATGAACGATCCTTAAAATTAGTAATATCAGAAAAGATGCCATCATGCACCATCATGTTTTAACCCCTTCGCGAAGCCCCTGTGGGCCTGTATAAGCCGGGTTTATAAAAAAATCCTACTTTTAGAATGAACATCACAAAAGCATGAAAAGAAATTCGCTTTTTAAACTCATTTCGATCGACTACTTTTCTGCTACTCCAAAGTATTTGCAATTGGCGAACGCGATCATCAAAGGGGTGACCGATGGTATAATAAAAAAAGATGATTTACTTCCTTCTATCAATGAGTTGAGTTTCGAGTTTGAAATATCCAGGGATACTGCCGAAAAAGGCTATAAATATTTAAAGGAAATCGGTTTGCTGGGTTCTGTTCCTGGTAAAGGTTATTTTGTTAATACAGTTGATATAAAAAGGGAGTTGAAGATATTCCTGCTTTTTAACAAACTGAGTCCGCACAAAAAAGTCGTGTATGATGCTTTTGCAGATTCCCTGATAGATATCGCTTCCATCGATTTCTATATCTATAATAATGATTACGGCTTTTTTAAACGGCTGATCCAGAATGCCAAGCGCGACTATACCCATTATGTGATCATCCCGCATTTTATAGAAGGGGGTGAGCATGCGCACGAAATTATCAATACGATCCCCACAGATAAACTGATCCTGCTGGATAAATTATTACCTGGTGTTCAGGGAAATTTTTCTTCGGTGTACGAAGACTTTGAAAGCGATATTTATTGTGCACTGGAGCAGGCATTGCCCCAACTCAGTAAATACCATACGATAAAGATCATCTTTCCAAAAGACAGTTATTTCCCGCAGGAGATCTTAAAAGGTTTCTATAAGTTTTGTCAGCAGTATGCTTTCAGCTATAAGGTCATTCATACAATAGAGAACGAGCCCATCAAAGAAGGAAATGTGTACCTGAGCCTGATGGATTCTGATCTTGTTCTCTTGATTGAAAAGATACTGGTTACGAAACTTAAGGTAGGGAAGCACGTGGGTGTGATCTCTTATAATGAGTCCCAGATGAAAAAGATCATTTTAAATGGCATCACCACTATATCAACTGATTTTGAAATGATGGGGAAAAGGGCTGCAGAGCTAATTACTTCCAATACCATTGACCACGTACCCATTCCCTTTTCATTAACCCTCAGGCCTTCCTTGTAAATATGGTTGAAAGAGGGGCCAACTGGAAAGCCGGCCCCGTATGTTAATCATAAACTACATCCCGGATAAGAATACCCAGATGTGGTCTCTTTAATTATGGGTGATCCTGTACGCTGTGATCTTCCGGTACAATGTTGCTACCCCTATTTTAAGCAAACGGGCAGCTTCCATTTTATTTCCTTTTGTGAGGTGTAATATCTTATGTATGTGTTGTCTTTCCATGCTTTCCAGGTCAAGTGCATTATCCATAAATGCCGTGTCTTCAGCAGGTATATGAAAATCGGTCGATAAATGTTCTTCTCCCAGGAATGGTTCATCACACATAATCACAGCTCTTTCAATGATATTCTTCAGCTCCCGTATATTTCCTCTCCAGTTACGGGCTTGCAGTTTTTCAATAAAACTGTTGCTCATGCCATGAATGTTTTTATTCATTTTTTTTGAGAATACCTCGACAAAATATTTTGCCAGAATCGGTATATCTCCTTTTCTCTCTAATAATGAAGGAAGTCTTATACTGAAAACATTCAGCCTATAAAAAAGATCTTCCCTGAAAGTACCGGCTTGCACTTCCTGGTATAGATTCCGGTTCGTAGCCGAAATCACCCTGATATCTATCGTTACAGATTTGGTATCCCCTACTTTAATAAACTCATTCTGTTCCAGCACCCGCAAGAGTTTAGCTTGCAGGTCTATATTCATTTCCCCAATTTCATCCAGGAACAATGTGCCGCCATGTGCCTCCTCCAATAAGCCTACTTTATCTTTTATAGCACCCGTAAAAGCCCCTGCTTTGTGTCCGAATAATTCACTCTCCAGCAAGCTTTTCGAGAAGGCGCTACAGTTAATGGCTACAAAAGGTTTGTCTGTCCGGTTACTATGAGAATGTATGGCCCTGGCAAATAATTCTTTTCCGGTTCCTGTTTCGCCGAGAAGCAATACCGACACATCGGATGGTGCGATTTTTTTCGCCACTGAAATGGTTTGCATGACCAATGGCGAGCGGCCGATAATATTATCAAAACCATAGGCCATTTTGATCTCTTTTTCCAGTTTATTCAGTCTCTTTTGAAGGCGGACTTTTTCAATTGCTTTTCCCAGTAACGGAATGATCTTATCATTGTCGTTTCCCTTTATCACATAGTCAAAAGCCCCATTTTTCATAGCCTGGATGCCATCCGCAATATCTACAAATGCTGTAAACAGGATCATTTCAATGGCAGGGTATTGCATTTTGATATACTTCACAAATTCAACACCACTTCCATCAGGTAACCGCACATCGCAGATGATGACATCTACCTGCTGGCGTTGCAATATTTTTTTAGCCGACAGCAGGTCGTGGGCTTCTGCTACCGAATATCCTTCCAAAGAAATGATCCTGTTGAACAGCGATCTCAGTTTCTGTTCATCATCAATGATTAAAATCTGTCCATTTAACAACATGGGATCTTAATTATTCAATAGGCGCTTTCACAGACATTTTATATAGATAATTGACCTTTACCATCTTCCTGTATTCATCGTAAGCAGTAAGATCCGCCTCTGATCTCAAGCCATCGAGCAAGTCGTGAAATTTGAGGTTCTCCGGGAAGGCTTTTTTGAGGTTTTCAATAGTCAATGGATATATTGTTCCATTTCCTCCGGCACTGAAATAATAGCTGCTTTTTTTTACCCATCCTTTACCTTTCTCTACGCTTGAAGATGCATAGGCTTTGTAAATAAACAGCCCTTCATGATCGAAGATTTGATATCCTTCGTTATGGAAGAAACGGAAGTCCTGGCCATTACCATCTGTGTACCCAAACACTTTATCTTTCTCCAATTTTACTACCTGGTCATTTTCAATGATCCTGATATTGGAAGCACCTGAAAACCTGTTCAGGATGATCTTCTTACTTCCTTCATAAGAAACATGTCGGCCGATAAAATCTTCGAGGGAAAGATAGATTCCCTTTTTAGCTATTGCCGTATTTACTGTCACTATCCAAAGCAGCAGTAATAATTTGATCGTTTTCATGGCTTTATATTTAATGTGATTAAAATCTTACAATTAATGCCAATATGCCCCTGGTCTCCGATTTAACCAGGTCGGGCGTCCAGCCCGTATTGGGTGTATATGAATTAGGATTAAACGTTAATGCGGGATTCGTTTGGTAACCATTTTGGCCGGTAACACCGCCTGGTCCATTGAAATAGGGAATGTTCATAAAACGGTGCACCAGTTCTAGTCTGATCGTTAAAAAATCATTGGGATTGTAATCAAGACAGGTTGAACCATCCCATCCATCCATTTTAGCGCCGGGAACAGCGTCTGCAACAAATTTATCAGTGGCTTGTCCGGGAGGTACCAATGCCAGGTACCTGCTGGGGTTGTGCAGGAATCCGCCTCCGATGGTCCATCCCCATTTCATATCCTTGCCAAACCAGATCCTGTTATATACCATTCCGCTGATAAAGTTGGAAGCAGTAGTGTCTCCGAAAGGTGTAAACGTTGTGCCTTCATCACTGCCCCATTGAAAACCGAAATCTCCTGTAACAGTGAACGCAGCTCTTTTGATACCCGATGCCTTAGGGTTATTATAATACATGTGTTGGAATGTATTATCGGTATGTATTCGCTTCACATGAGGCATCCCTGCTACATCCGTTCCGAAATAGTTATTGGAGATAAAAGAAACTTTACCATTGGGCCTGTGCAAATAAGAGAATCCGAGGCCGGGCATTTTGTTGAACTTGCCATAAGATTGCCATCCATTGATCAGCCATAATTCAACTTTTGTTTTAACGCTCGGAAACATCTGCACCCGTATACCATTGAAGAACCAGGGTGTATTATCAGAAGTATAGGAGGGTTGGTAACTCCAATTCTCAAAATTGTTATAGGAGAACATGCCGATATAAGACATGAATATTCCCATATCTACATTGATGCCATGCCATTTATCAAAATGATACCCGCCATAAGCTTCGCTGAGATACCGGTATGCATCGGGTAAGTCGTACATACCTCTGTAACCACTGTAATCATTACGAGGAACAACCGTGGAGCGCGTTCCGAACTGGGTCATGATCCTTCCTCTTACATTCTTATAATGAAAATCGCCTCCTACGCCTACAAATGATACCGTGAATTCTTCATTCCTGGATAAAGCCGTAGAGCCCAGGACTGTATTATCTATCGGATGCCTGTTCGAGTAGGTATAATTCATGTCGAATGTAAAATCGCCGGTAAAATATTTATTGTCGATAATCTTGGAAGCCTGGCGGTTGTTGCCATTTACCCAGGAAAAATCAGCAAATCCAAATGGGTCTCCCGGTGCAGCAGGGTTGGTGGATGTGTTAAGGGAATCGGCAGGGTTATTATTGATACCATCGGTTACTTTTTGAGCCTGTATATCAGACAACATAAAACAAAGTGCCAATGCAGTTAATAAAACCGTTCTAAGGGTATTGCTAAGGGTCATGTTAGTATGGTTTAATTTTTATTGTTTGTTGATACAAGCAAATCGTTAACTCCGCAAGGCTTGAACAGCTTTACAGGTAACATTGATAGAACCGGTTATCTATGTCATTTCAAGAGGTGCCAATGCTATGCCAGCAGATTATTTATATGTTTTTTTATAACATAACTATTGCTGACAAAGGATTCCCCGTCATTCTTGAAAATTGATGCGGAGAAAAGAGGTGGGAAAAACACTATCATTATGATACGATTCTTATCATAATGCAATGATGCAGATGCTGTTTCAGCAATGCTGGCCGGTAAATTACAGGCTGAGGGTAAGAAGTTAGTCTTTCGACAATCTTTCTATCCGGTAATCGGGTAATATCCACACGGCAGCTACTATGCAGTAAAGTACAAAACTGATGATGGGTATATAAAAGGCAATGAAAATAGCTATCAGGTAAACAGCCGAAGAGAGTTTTCCTTTCCAATCCTGTCCATACGCGTGCGCAATGGCCGAATCTGCTCCGTGCAGTTTCATCAGTATCCTGGCAAGGATATACCACGCCACAGAAGCCATGAACAATATAAACCCATACAAGGCAACCGGCCAGGTAGAAAAATGATTCTCCCCAATCCACGCAGAAGTAAAAGGGAACAGGGATATCCAGAACAACAAATGCAGGTTGGCCAACAGTACCCTGCCGTTTACTTTAGACACTACATGCATCATGTGGTGGTGATTATTCCAATAAATCCCTACATAAATAAAGCTCACAATGTAACTGATGAAAACGGGGAATACCGGTTTCAGCACGGAAAGGTCATCTCCATGCGGAATTTTCATTTCCAGTACCATGATGGTGATGATGATGGCCAGGACACCATCGCTGAATGCCTCAAGTCTGTTTTTGGTCATATACTAGTGTATGAACTTAGGGTCGAGCTGCACCTTATACTCCGGGTGCTTTTTTAAATATCCTGCAACAAAGGGGCAATATACCATTACCGGTTTCTGGTGTTCTTTGGCATAAGCAAATGCATATACTGCCAGGGCAGAAGCTATTCCTTTTCCTTCCATTGCAGCAGGCACTTCAGTATGCATGAATGCAATATCATCGTGGTAATAACGATACTCAAGATAAGCTGTTTCTCCATTCTCGGTAATTTCGAAACGCATGTTCTTTTCATTGTGCCTGATATCGTATGCCGGACGGTCCATACTGTCCATTCATTTAAACAGTAAAATACAACTTTTCCCTTACTCAATGACCCACCATGAATACGAGTCGGGCTCAAGTCGAACCTTCAATGTTACTTCGTAATTCCTGTTCAACACATAAGTACCAGCTGCTCCTTCTTTTTCCCTTATACTGGCTGTTTTGGTAAGTCCCGTATAATACAATGGTACATGGATGGTTTGAGTGATAACTTTTTTGGTAGGATTGTATAAGATCATCAATCCCTTTTCTTTTAATTGCGGATTCACATGCAACAGCCCATCCCAATCGCGCCCGTCTGCACGCCGCAGGTGAATGATATCGCTGTTGAGTATAGTGCGGTATTTTTTGTACCAGTTGATTACCTGTGTAACCATGTGCCTGGTAGTATCTGTATCATATAAACGTGGTCCCCGGTAACAGGCTTGTACACCGGCGCTATAGTATTGCACCATGAGTTGTTCATAATCTTTCAGGTGCTCGCTCAGC
Coding sequences within it:
- a CDS encoding GNAT family N-acetyltransferase: MDRPAYDIRHNEKNMRFEITENGETAYLEYRYYHDDIAFMHTEVPAAMEGKGIASALAVYAFAYAKEHQKPVMVYCPFVAGYLKKHPEYKVQLDPKFIH
- a CDS encoding GntR family transcriptional regulator; the protein is MKRNSLFKLISIDYFSATPKYLQLANAIIKGVTDGIIKKDDLLPSINELSFEFEISRDTAEKGYKYLKEIGLLGSVPGKGYFVNTVDIKRELKIFLLFNKLSPHKKVVYDAFADSLIDIASIDFYIYNNDYGFFKRLIQNAKRDYTHYVIIPHFIEGGEHAHEIINTIPTDKLILLDKLLPGVQGNFSSVYEDFESDIYCALEQALPQLSKYHTIKIIFPKDSYFPQEILKGFYKFCQQYAFSYKVIHTIENEPIKEGNVYLSLMDSDLVLLIEKILVTKLKVGKHVGVISYNESQMKKIILNGITTISTDFEMMGKRAAELITSNTIDHVPIPFSLTLRPSL
- a CDS encoding outer membrane beta-barrel protein, yielding MTLSNTLRTVLLTALALCFMLSDIQAQKVTDGINNNPADSLNTSTNPAAPGDPFGFADFSWVNGNNRQASKIIDNKYFTGDFTFDMNYTYSNRHPIDNTVLGSTALSRNEEFTVSFVGVGGDFHYKNVRGRIMTQFGTRSTVVPRNDYSGYRGMYDLPDAYRYLSEAYGGYHFDKWHGINVDMGIFMSYIGMFSYNNFENWSYQPSYTSDNTPWFFNGIRVQMFPSVKTKVELWLINGWQSYGKFNKMPGLGFSYLHRPNGKVSFISNNYFGTDVAGMPHVKRIHTDNTFQHMYYNNPKASGIKRAAFTVTGDFGFQWGSDEGTTFTPFGDTTASNFISGMVYNRIWFGKDMKWGWTIGGGFLHNPSRYLALVPPGQATDKFVADAVPGAKMDGWDGSTCLDYNPNDFLTIRLELVHRFMNIPYFNGPGGVTGQNGYQTNPALTFNPNSYTPNTGWTPDLVKSETRGILALIVRF
- a CDS encoding TMEM175 family protein, with the translated sequence MTKNRLEAFSDGVLAIIITIMVLEMKIPHGDDLSVLKPVFPVFISYIVSFIYVGIYWNNHHHMMHVVSKVNGRVLLANLHLLFWISLFPFTSAWIGENHFSTWPVALYGFILFMASVAWYILARILMKLHGADSAIAHAYGQDWKGKLSSAVYLIAIFIAFYIPIISFVLYCIVAAVWILPDYRIERLSKD
- the rhaM gene encoding L-rhamnose mutarotase, with the protein product MKRVAFKMQLHKGYEAEYKKRHDALWPELEQLLKNAGIGEYSIFLDEATGALFGFLKISDVMQLDKLPDQPVMKKWWHYMKDIMETNSDESPVSIPLKEVFYLP
- a CDS encoding sigma-54 dependent transcriptional regulator: MLLNGQILIIDDEQKLRSLFNRIISLEGYSVAEAHDLLSAKKILQRQQVDVIICDVRLPDGSGVEFVKYIKMQYPAIEMILFTAFVDIADGIQAMKNGAFDYVIKGNDNDKIIPLLGKAIEKVRLQKRLNKLEKEIKMAYGFDNIIGRSPLVMQTISVAKKIAPSDVSVLLLGETGTGKELFARAIHSHSNRTDKPFVAINCSAFSKSLLESELFGHKAGAFTGAIKDKVGLLEEAHGGTLFLDEIGEMNIDLQAKLLRVLEQNEFIKVGDTKSVTIDIRVISATNRNLYQEVQAGTFREDLFYRLNVFSIRLPSLLERKGDIPILAKYFVEVFSKKMNKNIHGMSNSFIEKLQARNWRGNIRELKNIIERAVIMCDEPFLGEEHLSTDFHIPAEDTAFMDNALDLESMERQHIHKILHLTKGNKMEAARLLKIGVATLYRKITAYRITHN